The following coding sequences are from one Cenarchaeum symbiosum A window:
- a CDS encoding DNA-directed RNA polymerase, alpha subunit/40 kD subunit (COG0202) yields the protein MSSLEVLSKDERKISIRLRGVPLQYANALRRICLNGVPVFAVDTVDIVENTSVLADEGLAHRLGLIPLRTDSSEFKNLAEIDPDDPINRVMLTLDSGEAAETRTVLSSELVSEDSSVKPISDTIPIVELAPGQRIKVEAYARLGRGTEHAKWNSSNVSVLTATDKEDERILTIESTGAMDPAQLVLEGVTELSRRLADFRTMLDEMKAQSAP from the coding sequence TTGTCATCTCTAGAGGTGCTCAGCAAGGACGAGCGCAAAATCTCCATCAGGCTCAGGGGCGTCCCGCTGCAGTACGCAAACGCGCTCAGGAGGATATGCCTCAACGGCGTGCCAGTCTTTGCCGTTGACACGGTGGATATCGTAGAGAACACGTCTGTTCTCGCAGACGAGGGCTTGGCCCACAGGCTGGGGCTGATCCCGCTGAGGACCGATTCATCAGAATTCAAGAACCTCGCAGAGATAGACCCCGACGACCCCATCAACAGGGTCATGCTCACGCTGGATTCAGGCGAGGCCGCCGAGACCCGCACGGTGCTCTCCAGCGAGCTGGTCTCAGAAGACAGCTCAGTCAAGCCCATCTCCGATACGATTCCAATAGTCGAGCTCGCGCCAGGCCAGCGGATCAAAGTAGAAGCATACGCAAGACTAGGCAGGGGGACCGAGCATGCAAAGTGGAACTCGTCGAACGTCTCGGTGCTTACAGCTACCGACAAGGAAGACGAGCGCATACTCACCATTGAATCGACGGGTGCAATGGATCCCGCGCAGCTGGTCCTCGAAGGCGTGACCGAGCTCTCCCGCAGGCTGGCCGATTTCAGGACCATGCTCGACGAGATGAAGGCGCAGTCCGCGCCCTAG
- a CDS encoding ribosomal protein L37AE/L43A (COG1997), whose protein sequence is MARKKSLKGLGARYGIKIRKEYTKIHFQLKEKRPCPECGSAKFGRVAVGIWECRKCGFKVAGTAYGVKV, encoded by the coding sequence TTGGCCAGGAAAAAATCCCTAAAAGGCCTGGGGGCCCGCTACGGGATAAAGATAAGAAAAGAGTACACAAAGATCCACTTTCAGCTAAAGGAGAAGAGGCCGTGCCCCGAGTGCGGCTCGGCAAAGTTTGGTAGGGTAGCCGTCGGCATCTGGGAGTGCCGCAAGTGCGGCTTCAAGGTGGCCGGCACCGCCTATGGCGTCAAGGTATAG
- a CDS encoding 20S proteasome, alpha and beta subunit (COG0638), with the protein MGIKATDGVVLCADMRASAGYFIANNNTMKIQRIDDHAGLTLAGGVADAQNIVDVLRYHASLHRIRKQGPIPIKSLARLTSLIFHQNRGYPFMADILMGGFDAVGPALYNIDMFGSVEEKSYVTTGSGSPVAYGTLEEEYRADLTADEAKGVALRAVKAAITRNIGTGDGINVAVINGNGFELLTREQKKAVIAL; encoded by the coding sequence GTGGGTATCAAGGCCACAGATGGCGTGGTGCTCTGCGCAGACATGAGGGCCAGTGCCGGCTACTTTATCGCCAATAACAATACAATGAAGATACAGCGGATAGACGACCACGCGGGCCTGACGCTGGCCGGGGGCGTGGCGGATGCCCAGAATATAGTCGACGTACTGAGGTATCACGCAAGCCTGCACAGGATAAGAAAGCAGGGCCCGATCCCGATAAAATCGCTGGCCCGGCTCACCTCGCTTATCTTCCACCAGAACAGGGGGTATCCTTTCATGGCCGATATCCTCATGGGCGGCTTCGATGCAGTAGGCCCCGCGTTGTATAATATAGACATGTTCGGCTCGGTGGAGGAAAAGTCATACGTGACCACCGGGAGCGGCTCCCCTGTCGCATACGGCACGCTGGAAGAAGAGTACCGCGCGGATCTTACTGCCGATGAGGCCAAGGGGGTGGCGCTGCGCGCGGTAAAGGCGGCAATAACGAGGAACATCGGCACCGGCGACGGGATCAACGTGGCCGTCATAAACGGGAACGGCTTTGAGCTGCTCACCAGGGAGCAGAAGAAGGCGGTAATAGCGCTCTAG
- a CDS encoding RNase PH-related exoribonuclease (COG2123) has product MVHVTVIDELKRAKIAALLERGERIDGRRLDEPRKLTIETNAIPKAEGSARVHLGRTDVVTGVKVQPDRPFPDVGDRGIFICTAEILPLAHPDVETGPPSPAVIELARVVDRGIRESGMVDLSKLVLLKDKSVIGIFADSSVIDVDGNLFDACSYAATAAILTAKLPKWEIQDEAPVRIEGETPVPVTTIPVSVTMAKINGHILVDPNQDEWAVMDARITITTNSDGNICALQKGGNSGFTHAELVKCGEISVRVGADIREIIKRAGGGS; this is encoded by the coding sequence ATGGTCCACGTAACGGTAATCGACGAGCTCAAGAGGGCCAAGATTGCTGCCCTGCTCGAGCGCGGCGAGAGGATCGACGGGAGAAGGCTTGACGAGCCAAGAAAGCTCACCATCGAGACCAATGCAATACCCAAGGCCGAGGGCTCGGCAAGGGTGCATCTCGGCAGGACCGACGTTGTCACCGGCGTAAAGGTGCAGCCCGACAGGCCGTTTCCCGACGTGGGGGACCGCGGGATATTCATATGTACAGCAGAGATACTTCCACTTGCGCACCCCGACGTGGAGACAGGCCCCCCGAGCCCCGCTGTGATAGAGCTCGCAAGGGTCGTCGACCGCGGCATCAGGGAGAGCGGCATGGTGGATCTCTCAAAGCTTGTCCTGCTGAAAGACAAGTCGGTGATAGGGATATTCGCTGACAGCAGCGTCATAGACGTCGACGGGAACCTCTTTGACGCCTGTTCTTACGCGGCAACTGCCGCTATACTGACTGCCAAGCTGCCAAAGTGGGAGATACAAGACGAGGCGCCGGTGCGCATCGAGGGGGAGACTCCCGTACCCGTCACTACCATACCTGTATCTGTTACGATGGCCAAGATAAACGGCCACATTCTGGTGGACCCAAACCAGGACGAATGGGCCGTGATGGATGCAAGAATCACAATCACCACCAATTCCGACGGCAACATCTGCGCCCTGCAAAAGGGCGGCAACTCCGGCTTTACACACGCCGAGCTGGTAAAGTGCGGGGAGATCTCTGTCCGGGTCGGCGCCGACATACGGGAGATAATAAAGAGAGCCGGCGGGGGATCCTAG
- a CDS encoding cleavage and polyadenylation specificity factor/metal-dependent RNase (COG1782), with protein sequence MQRRQQQKEAPSNQNIMATILGSIPREAGVTKIEYEGPRIALYTNTPRYLLEHNEIISNLVNVIKKRIIVRIDESVRKKEEDARKMLSKLVPAEAKLQGTFFDTTTGEVSLEAKRPWLLQRNSAEFSHADVSEKIGWTLRIRKATTSQSSTMQVINRTLRASSIERGKQLKQIGDDIFRPKLATRSEISLTALGGFGQVGRSCMLLSTLDSKVLVDCGVNPGAAHPSESYPRLDWAGITLDDLDAVVIGHAHLDHTGFLPVLAKYGYRGPIYCTEPTLPMMNLIQLDAIKVATAQGRVPVYAERDVRQIMRQAITLPYGTVTDISPDIKLVLANAGHILGSALCHFHIGSGDHNFVYSGDIKFGKSILFEAASWNFPRVETLLIESTYGAKEDIQPTRQEVESAFINAVNGALADGGKVLIPIPAVGRAQEIMMVIDHYMKSGEMAEAPVFTEGMISEASAIHEAHPEYLARELKQKILETDDNPFDSEYFTNVEHADGRDEALRDGSPCIILATSGMLEGGPVLEYFKSIAPHKQNKILFVSYQVNGTLGRRVLDGARQVPLMNRGGKIEVVNIECRMEKLDGFSGHSDYNQLTGFVQKLRPKLRRVLVNHGERRKSENLALAVRRMFRIPAHYPQIQESIKLF encoded by the coding sequence ATGCAACGCAGACAGCAGCAAAAGGAGGCGCCGAGCAACCAGAACATAATGGCGACCATCCTTGGCAGCATCCCGAGGGAGGCCGGTGTGACAAAGATAGAATACGAGGGCCCGCGCATAGCGCTGTATACGAATACGCCGCGATACCTCCTGGAGCACAACGAGATAATATCGAACCTGGTAAACGTGATAAAAAAAAGAATCATAGTAAGGATAGACGAATCGGTCCGGAAAAAGGAGGAGGACGCGCGGAAGATGCTCTCAAAGCTCGTCCCTGCCGAGGCGAAGCTGCAGGGCACATTCTTTGACACCACGACGGGCGAGGTCTCCCTGGAGGCCAAGAGGCCGTGGCTGCTCCAGCGCAACTCAGCCGAGTTCAGCCACGCCGATGTGAGCGAAAAGATAGGCTGGACGCTCCGGATTAGAAAGGCCACCACCAGCCAGTCGAGCACCATGCAGGTGATAAACCGCACATTGCGCGCATCGTCTATCGAGCGCGGCAAGCAGCTCAAGCAGATAGGCGACGACATATTCCGGCCCAAGCTGGCCACCCGCTCGGAGATCTCGCTGACAGCGCTTGGCGGCTTCGGCCAGGTGGGCCGCTCGTGCATGCTGCTCTCTACTCTTGACAGCAAGGTTCTAGTCGACTGCGGGGTAAACCCGGGGGCGGCGCACCCGTCGGAGTCGTATCCGCGGCTCGACTGGGCGGGCATAACACTCGACGACCTTGACGCGGTGGTCATAGGGCATGCGCATTTAGACCACACGGGCTTTCTGCCCGTTCTAGCAAAGTACGGGTACAGGGGCCCGATATACTGTACAGAGCCGACGCTCCCCATGATGAACCTGATACAGCTCGATGCAATCAAGGTGGCTACAGCCCAGGGCAGGGTGCCCGTGTACGCCGAGCGCGACGTCCGGCAGATAATGAGGCAGGCGATCACTCTGCCCTATGGGACTGTCACCGATATCTCCCCGGATATCAAACTGGTGCTGGCAAACGCGGGGCACATACTGGGATCCGCGCTCTGCCACTTCCACATAGGCAGCGGCGACCACAACTTTGTCTATTCAGGGGACATAAAGTTCGGCAAGAGCATACTATTCGAGGCGGCAAGCTGGAACTTTCCGCGCGTGGAGACTCTATTGATAGAGAGCACGTACGGGGCTAAAGAGGACATACAGCCCACGCGCCAGGAGGTAGAATCCGCGTTCATCAACGCGGTAAACGGGGCTCTTGCTGACGGCGGCAAGGTCCTCATACCGATACCGGCGGTGGGCCGCGCCCAGGAGATAATGATGGTGATCGACCACTATATGAAGTCCGGCGAGATGGCAGAAGCGCCGGTATTCACAGAAGGGATGATCTCCGAGGCATCAGCGATACACGAGGCGCACCCCGAGTATCTTGCGCGGGAGCTCAAGCAGAAAATACTCGAGACCGACGACAACCCGTTTGATTCAGAGTACTTTACCAATGTCGAGCATGCTGACGGCAGGGACGAGGCCCTCCGCGACGGCTCGCCGTGCATAATACTGGCCACTTCGGGCATGCTCGAGGGCGGGCCCGTCCTGGAGTACTTTAAGAGCATAGCGCCGCACAAGCAGAACAAGATACTTTTTGTGTCATACCAGGTCAATGGCACGCTCGGCAGGAGGGTTCTAGACGGGGCGCGGCAGGTCCCGCTTATGAACAGGGGCGGCAAGATAGAGGTGGTCAACATAGAGTGCAGGATGGAGAAGCTAGACGGGTTCAGCGGCCACAGCGACTACAACCAGCTGACCGGGTTTGTGCAAAAGCTCCGGCCCAAGCTGAGGCGAGTCCTTGTAAACCACGGCGAGCGCCGCAAGTCGGAGAACCTTGCGCTTGCGGTGCGCAGGATGTTCAGAATACCGGCGCACTATCCGCAGATACAAGAGAGCATAAAGCTGTTCTAG
- a CDS encoding glycerol dehydrogenase (COG0371) produces the protein MPGGRDPMPSHTMELPRLIVIGEGNMGDLGPFLGSLGGPRTVSLISGRTVQGATGRKIEGSLKRSGIKWSWHMAGTNDPESIASVQEAVRSDESGMAVGIGGGRAVDTAKMAAFKLGIPFVSVPTAASHDGIASPFVSIKGDKPHSITATAPLGVFVDIGVIRKAPARLLASGCGDLVANMIAVRDWELGRDRKGEYYGRYAASLALMSAKIVMENAARFAREGVDERVVVEALISAGVASCIAGSSRPCSGAEHLFSHALDRIAPGAGLHGEKCGIGSIMMAKLQGQDWKGIAGALKSVGAPTTARQIGLDREDLIEALMTAQGLRPERYTILEEAGMSRRRAAALARVTGVA, from the coding sequence ATGCCCGGCGGCCGGGATCCCATGCCCTCCCACACCATGGAGCTGCCAAGGCTGATCGTCATAGGCGAGGGCAACATGGGGGATCTGGGGCCGTTCCTGGGATCGCTGGGCGGGCCCCGCACAGTATCCCTCATATCAGGCAGGACCGTCCAGGGGGCCACAGGGCGCAAGATAGAAGGATCCCTGAAGAGGTCCGGGATAAAGTGGTCGTGGCACATGGCCGGGACAAACGATCCAGAGTCCATTGCCAGTGTCCAGGAGGCGGTCAGGTCAGACGAGTCCGGGATGGCAGTAGGCATAGGCGGGGGGCGCGCCGTAGATACGGCCAAGATGGCGGCCTTCAAGCTGGGCATCCCCTTTGTGAGCGTCCCCACTGCCGCATCCCACGACGGGATAGCAAGCCCCTTTGTATCCATAAAGGGGGACAAGCCCCACTCGATAACGGCGACAGCCCCGCTTGGCGTCTTTGTCGATATAGGCGTGATAAGAAAGGCGCCCGCGCGGCTGCTGGCCAGCGGGTGCGGCGATCTTGTCGCCAACATGATAGCAGTAAGGGACTGGGAGCTGGGCCGGGACAGAAAGGGCGAGTACTATGGAAGGTACGCGGCAAGCCTTGCACTGATGAGCGCAAAGATAGTCATGGAGAACGCGGCGCGGTTTGCCCGGGAAGGGGTGGACGAAAGGGTGGTCGTCGAGGCCCTGATAAGCGCCGGCGTGGCATCATGCATCGCGGGGAGCAGCAGGCCGTGCTCAGGCGCCGAGCATCTGTTCTCGCATGCTCTCGACAGGATCGCCCCCGGGGCTGGCCTCCACGGCGAAAAGTGCGGCATAGGATCCATAATGATGGCAAAGCTGCAGGGCCAGGACTGGAAGGGGATAGCAGGCGCTTTAAAGAGCGTGGGCGCCCCCACCACCGCCAGACAGATAGGCCTGGACAGGGAGGATCTCATCGAGGCCCTCATGACAGCCCAGGGGCTCAGGCCGGAGAGATACACGATACTGGAAGAGGCGGGAATGAGCAGGCGCAGGGCTGCAGCCCTCGCAAGGGTTACAGGGGTTGCATGA
- a CDS encoding exosome complex subunit (COG1500) → MVDTTVVKFSHEGDKFEIIVKPDPALDYKLGRKKDLSSVLVSDEIYSDSSKGTKPPDEKLEKAFGTTDPAKIAEIILLKGDFNLTTDQRRRMVEEKRRQIIEYIAKTFVDPRSHLPHPPLRIEQAMKDGKVSVDPHKDAAEQAKGIVEKLRGIIALKSENLDLEITIPAQYAAQSYSVLKSVGSLKSEEWLQNGSLKAILEIPAAARPGVIDRLGSITKGTATVEVQQ, encoded by the coding sequence ATGGTAGATACCACCGTGGTCAAGTTCTCGCACGAGGGCGACAAGTTCGAGATCATAGTAAAGCCCGATCCCGCCCTTGACTACAAACTCGGCAGAAAAAAGGACTTATCATCGGTCCTGGTCTCCGACGAGATATACTCGGATTCGAGCAAGGGTACCAAGCCGCCAGACGAAAAGCTCGAAAAGGCGTTTGGCACCACCGACCCCGCAAAGATAGCCGAGATCATACTGTTAAAGGGCGACTTTAACCTCACCACCGACCAGAGGCGCAGGATGGTCGAGGAGAAGCGCAGGCAGATCATCGAGTATATCGCAAAGACGTTTGTAGACCCGCGATCGCACCTGCCCCACCCCCCGCTGAGGATCGAGCAGGCCATGAAGGACGGCAAGGTATCTGTCGACCCGCACAAGGATGCAGCAGAGCAGGCCAAGGGGATAGTCGAGAAGCTCCGGGGGATAATCGCCCTAAAGTCAGAGAACCTCGACCTCGAGATAACCATTCCCGCCCAGTATGCCGCACAGTCCTATTCCGTGCTAAAGTCGGTAGGGTCCCTCAAGAGCGAGGAGTGGCTGCAAAACGGCTCCCTCAAAGCAATACTTGAAATACCGGCTGCGGCAAGGCCGGGCGTGATCGACAGGCTGGGCTCCATAACCAAGGGCACCGCTACCGTAGAGGTCCAGCAGTGA
- a CDS encoding FKBP-type peptidyl-prolyl cis-trans isomerase/rotamase (COG1047), which yields MEIRGSRALPFEKGSLILAEYTAKTKEDDQVIEATAEADAREHSLYDPERRYRPKLVSIGEMNFPVPNKLNEALAAAAEGDHLTVEIELAFGARDKGKVRMIPLRKLGDDAERVSPGDAVEIGGRRGVVRFMGSGRVQVDYNHKHAGKTLVYDITITKSLGTDDEKIAEILRRRLDADEAGIPYERSGGILSVMIPQDLFRVEELPRIKSLAQSDLFKFIPGIEEIRLVETHRRQAPAARAEPRAAEPAAEPAAEPAKKAA from the coding sequence ATGGAGATTCGGGGATCGCGCGCATTGCCTTTTGAAAAGGGCTCGCTGATCCTCGCCGAGTACACTGCAAAGACGAAAGAGGACGACCAGGTGATCGAGGCCACGGCCGAGGCCGACGCAAGGGAGCACTCGCTGTACGACCCGGAGAGGAGATACCGCCCAAAGCTGGTCTCGATAGGCGAGATGAACTTTCCCGTGCCAAACAAGCTCAACGAAGCCCTGGCTGCAGCCGCCGAGGGGGACCATCTTACCGTCGAGATCGAGCTTGCGTTTGGCGCCCGCGACAAGGGCAAGGTGCGCATGATCCCGCTGAGAAAGCTTGGGGACGACGCGGAGAGGGTCTCCCCGGGCGATGCCGTCGAGATAGGCGGCAGGAGGGGCGTGGTCCGCTTTATGGGCTCGGGCAGGGTCCAGGTGGACTATAACCACAAGCACGCAGGCAAGACCCTCGTATACGACATAACGATAACAAAGTCGCTTGGAACAGACGATGAAAAGATAGCCGAGATACTCCGGCGCAGGCTCGACGCAGACGAGGCGGGTATCCCCTACGAGAGGTCGGGGGGGATACTCAGCGTTATGATCCCGCAGGATCTTTTCCGCGTGGAGGAGCTCCCCAGGATAAAGTCCCTAGCCCAGTCGGACCTCTTCAAGTTTATACCCGGGATAGAGGAGATCCGGCTAGTAGAGACGCACCGCCGGCAGGCCCCGGCAGCCCGCGCCGAGCCGCGTGCCGCAGAACCCGCGGCAGAGCCGGCGGCAGAACCCGCAAAAAAGGCCGCATAA
- a CDS encoding serine-pyruvate aminotransferase/archaeal aspartate aminotransferase (COG0075), translated as MLPGPTNVPERVTRAMITYPINHRSDDFVELYEECVNNTKSVFETEGDAVCLTASGTGATECSVVNLVRKGDKVIVPVNGEFSSRLAQQIEWAGGQAVRIETEPGVNATLDQVREAFDNNKDVKAFYCVWNETSTGTMINYLDRIKDLTSRNDSFYVLDGVSIVGGEELHMDKWGIDVAVTGSQKAFACPPGISPVCVNARARKYMEANPPRTMYFNLPRYFKYYAESRHTPFTPVLPVLYAYREATRMILEEGMERRIHRHRTCSAALYSGLSAIGLTPFAREDSRSTVVIALNYLDGLEDKVFRDTLAKKFRILVAGGFGNLKGKVFRVGCMGEVDRYHVVRTISGIASALAMMGHKADAGAGLEAAEQKLAGL; from the coding sequence ATGCTTCCGGGTCCAACAAACGTCCCCGAGAGGGTCACCCGGGCCATGATCACATATCCGATAAACCACCGGAGCGACGACTTTGTGGAGCTGTACGAAGAGTGCGTGAACAATACAAAGTCCGTCTTTGAGACGGAAGGGGATGCAGTATGCCTCACCGCGTCGGGCACGGGCGCCACCGAGTGTTCAGTAGTCAACCTGGTCAGGAAGGGCGACAAGGTGATAGTGCCGGTCAACGGCGAGTTTAGCTCCCGGCTGGCGCAGCAGATCGAGTGGGCCGGCGGGCAGGCCGTGCGGATCGAGACAGAGCCCGGGGTCAACGCGACGCTCGACCAGGTGCGCGAGGCGTTTGACAACAACAAGGATGTAAAGGCGTTCTACTGCGTATGGAACGAGACGTCCACGGGAACGATGATAAACTACCTTGACAGGATAAAGGACCTTACATCGCGCAACGATTCGTTTTATGTGCTCGATGGCGTCTCCATCGTCGGCGGCGAGGAGCTCCACATGGACAAATGGGGGATAGACGTTGCAGTGACTGGCTCGCAAAAGGCGTTTGCATGCCCGCCGGGCATATCGCCCGTCTGCGTCAACGCAAGGGCCAGAAAGTACATGGAGGCCAACCCGCCTAGAACAATGTACTTTAACCTGCCGCGGTACTTCAAGTATTATGCAGAGTCCCGGCACACGCCGTTTACCCCCGTGCTCCCGGTCCTGTACGCGTACAGGGAGGCTACACGGATGATTCTCGAAGAGGGCATGGAGCGGCGCATACACCGGCACAGGACGTGCTCTGCCGCTTTATACTCGGGGCTCTCCGCGATAGGCCTGACGCCGTTTGCGCGGGAGGACTCGCGCTCGACTGTCGTCATAGCGCTCAACTATCTTGACGGGCTCGAAGACAAGGTATTCCGTGATACGCTTGCAAAAAAATTCCGCATACTAGTGGCTGGCGGCTTTGGCAACCTCAAGGGGAAAGTGTTCCGGGTCGGCTGCATGGGCGAGGTGGACAGATACCACGTGGTGAGGACCATATCGGGGATAGCGTCAGCCCTTGCCATGATGGGGCACAAGGCGGACGCCGGCGCGGGCCTCGAGGCCGCCGAGCAGAAGCTCGCCGGGCTGTGA
- a CDS encoding RNase PH (COG0689) — protein sequence MGGRDTDVVLLDENGIRCDGRKISETRRVEITAGVLNNANGSAYIEFGDNKILAGIFGPRDVHPKHMVRTETGILRCRYHMSPFSVSERKKPAPSRREIEISKVIKEALEPSLMLEQFPRTAVDVFIEVLQADGGSRCAALAAASVALADAGIPMRDMVSACAAGKVADTIVLDVNNEEDQAGQADMPVGYMPNLDQVTLIQLDGVLTPDEYSRCAAMAIDGCKQVYEVQKKALSDRFFGGGE from the coding sequence ATGGGGGGTAGAGACACGGATGTTGTACTGCTTGATGAGAACGGCATCCGATGCGACGGAAGGAAGATAAGCGAGACCCGGCGGGTTGAGATCACTGCCGGCGTGCTCAACAATGCAAACGGCTCCGCGTATATAGAATTTGGCGACAACAAGATTTTAGCGGGCATATTCGGCCCCCGCGACGTGCACCCAAAGCACATGGTGAGGACCGAGACCGGCATACTGCGCTGCAGGTATCACATGTCGCCCTTTTCCGTATCCGAGAGGAAAAAGCCCGCGCCCTCCCGGCGGGAGATTGAGATATCCAAGGTGATAAAGGAGGCGCTAGAGCCGTCCCTCATGCTAGAACAGTTCCCCCGGACGGCAGTCGATGTATTCATAGAGGTGCTCCAGGCTGATGGCGGCTCCAGGTGTGCTGCGCTTGCAGCCGCATCCGTGGCCCTTGCAGATGCTGGAATACCAATGCGGGACATGGTCAGCGCATGCGCCGCAGGCAAGGTGGCAGATACCATAGTCTTGGATGTAAACAACGAGGAGGACCAGGCGGGCCAGGCCGACATGCCCGTCGGATATATGCCGAACCTCGACCAGGTCACGCTGATACAGCTTGACGGGGTGCTCACACCCGACGAGTATTCCCGGTGCGCCGCCATGGCAATAGACGGCTGCAAGCAGGTATACGAAGTGCAGAAAAAGGCGCTATCCGACAGGTTCTTTGGGGGCGGGGAATAA
- a CDS encoding exosome complex RNA-binding protein (COG1097) has protein sequence MDDRKRVMPGDVITTGPYRPEQNTILEGRNIVATVVGVSEIADDAVSVIPLTGMYYPKVGDLVIGKVTSHSSLAWEVEINSCYVGFLPASDVFGRGFDAQGDELSSKLAKGELVAARVANFDRTRDPLVTVAERDLGKIDTGDLVTISPSKVARLIGKRGAMIETIEKATGATVTIGQNGRVVVSCESPDGLLKAKKAIQMVEEQAHMSNLTDRVRSMLESRDGC, from the coding sequence ATGGATGACAGAAAGAGGGTCATGCCCGGGGATGTCATTACCACAGGGCCGTACAGGCCTGAACAGAACACCATACTCGAAGGCAGGAACATAGTGGCCACAGTAGTCGGCGTCTCGGAGATAGCCGATGACGCAGTCAGCGTGATCCCCCTTACCGGAATGTACTATCCCAAGGTGGGAGACCTGGTAATAGGCAAAGTCACATCCCATTCATCGCTTGCATGGGAGGTCGAGATAAACTCCTGCTATGTGGGATTTCTGCCGGCATCTGACGTATTCGGGCGCGGCTTTGACGCACAGGGCGACGAGCTCTCCTCAAAGCTCGCAAAGGGCGAGCTTGTAGCCGCAAGGGTGGCGAACTTTGATCGGACGCGCGACCCGCTGGTCACGGTAGCCGAGAGGGATCTTGGCAAGATAGACACGGGAGACTTGGTCACCATATCGCCGAGCAAGGTGGCCCGGCTGATAGGAAAGCGGGGCGCGATGATCGAGACCATAGAAAAGGCCACAGGCGCCACCGTTACCATAGGCCAGAACGGCAGGGTGGTGGTGTCCTGCGAGAGCCCCGATGGCTTATTAAAGGCCAAAAAGGCGATCCAGATGGTTGAAGAACAGGCACATATGTCGAACCTCACTGACAGAGTCAGATCAATGTTAGAATCACGGGATGGATGTTAA
- a CDS encoding nicotinamide mononucleotide adenylyltransferase (COG1056) — protein MIESSIGPADSRRIRIFYIPDLEDHARWVESLGLIVPPYGAVFTNDETTGRICAGRGSEVVTVPFTRRDELSGTEIRAKIARGGDWRRLVPAGTAGILDDIGAEGRLRGAL, from the coding sequence ATGATAGAGTCGTCTATCGGGCCGGCTGATTCCCGGAGGATCCGCATATTCTACATACCAGATTTAGAAGACCACGCTAGATGGGTCGAGAGCCTGGGCCTGATTGTCCCCCCCTACGGGGCGGTCTTTACCAATGATGAGACTACGGGCAGGATATGCGCGGGCAGGGGCTCGGAGGTCGTTACAGTGCCGTTTACCCGGAGGGACGAGCTCTCCGGGACGGAAATCCGGGCCAAGATCGCCCGCGGCGGGGATTGGCGGCGCCTGGTGCCTGCCGGCACGGCGGGGATCCTCGATGATATAGGCGCAGAAGGGCGCCTGCGCGGGGCCTTATAG